The Oncorhynchus clarkii lewisi isolate Uvic-CL-2024 chromosome 20, UVic_Ocla_1.0, whole genome shotgun sequence nucleotide sequence GGACAAAGGGTGAGGCGAGGATAAAGAAGAATGAAAAGGAGAGAAAATACcatttctttgtgtttgtttgACATTGGATTGGCCTCTCTGGCTGATGTTCAGTGTCTGCTCAACCCTGTGTAGAAGCCTTCCCCTCCAATGCTTCCGCTGCGTTTTAAGGAGATTCTGTAGTCGTAACGCATCTGCTCCTGTGTGTCAACTCAATGTGTGTTCCATTACACACTGCTAAACCAGATGAGTGTGCTATGAATGAAATACCCCTGAATTCTATGGGAAACATGAGAAATCCATTCTGACAACACATCGAACGAACACGCTTTGATCACAAGCCACATAAACAGGGCTTGGTATGCCAGTGTTCTGTGTTGCTCTGATAAGGCTGGTCTATGTAGCTAGTGCAACCTCTGCTATCCTCTGTGTGTGAAGCAACTGCTGACCTTCTGTCAATTAAAGAGGGTGTACAACATTGCTCTTTGTACATATAAGGTGCATTATTACTATATCTAAAAGGCACATTAGATTTTGGTCTGTTCTGAATACATAAAAATGATATACGTCATTAGTTTATTCCAGAGGTAATTGCTGGACTGATGGCattgaatgaggtgtgtgttgGTTGGGTTGGTCTGAATGCTGTTTCACACCATCAACATGTTTCTGAACTGTTTGTTTTCCACTTGGGTGGGGTAGCTCACCGATCATTGAGGCGGggtaagtcacacacacacacacacgcacacacacataaacccacATGAattaactaacacacacacccttccattCACCCCCACACCCTTCCACGCACTCATCAACCCTTAGCCTTTGTACCTTCCCCTGTCCACATAGTCCGTGGTGTGGCTGTACTGTGCGTGGTGATTTAGCAGTGACGTGTGTTTCTGGTTATGGAGGTAGCTAACAGCATGCCACAGTGTGAGTCTATTTTCCCTGTGTGGAGAGTGTATTGCAGACACTTCTTTCACAGCTGGGTCTCTCTCCTCCCAAATCTCACCCCCCACAGTTCTCTCCGGACCCCTGCTGTCATCTGTCCTTTTCAaacttctctttctttctcttcaacTCTCCCCCCTCTTCAACTCTCTCCTGAAGCAGTCACCCATCCCTCTATTTTTTATCTGTCCGCTGGAGCCAGGACTTGAGCCGCACcctgctgcccactgctctgCGTGACAGACTCACAgccagaaggggagagagagatggcgagagggatgcagagagggagggaaaagagtgtagtcagagggagagatagagagagcgggaGCTAGGagatagtaggagagagaggagcaagatAGAGCGAGGGGAGTTTGAGACGAAaagggcaaagagagagagaaagagagggagagaggggccagAGTCCCAGTatgcccctctctcgctctggcaTCACATCGTATCAGGCTGATGAGCGGGTTGCTGCCCTGTCCTAAccctctccccaccccaccccactccactccccatcccaccccactccccatccctctccccaccccaccccactcccCATCCTCCTCAGATCACAGTACACAAACTGTCACAATCAGGGTCACTGAAGCAGACATCCGTTGTTTGATGTGGTGTTGTTATTGGTCCGTTGTCATCTCCTCCGTGCCAAACAATCCCACAGTGCCTAGTGACCGCCTCCTTCAACCCAAGTCCCCTAACCCCCCTCTCCTTTCAGCCCACCCCCCACCTCCCAGACTCCACCAAACGCTCTCTGAACAAGTTCCTGTCAGATGAACACCTCCcttcactcccctccctcccttcctcagcagCTGTGCTCTACCAGCGTTGCCTTTGTTCTGACTCCGGGTATGTTTTAGGAAGCCTGCCCATTTCCCATCTTGTTTGTTTTGCTGTGTCTCCCCAGAGAACACTAGGATGAGTGGCATCCTGACCTCGCAGACGGAGCCATACGACCTGTCCTCCTCGCGCTCCTTCCAGAGCCTGTCCCACCTGCCGCCCACCTACGAGGCCGCCGTCAAGGCCGACCTCAACAGATACTCCTCCCTCAAGAGACTGAGTAGGTCCTCGCCACAGCATAGTCCACCGTTAGCAGAAGCGCTGAAAGAGCTCCCACTGCCTCGCTGAATGACCTGCATGTTAAAAACTCTAATGCATAAGTTAATGCCTACTCTGGCATGTTAAAAACCCTAATGCATAAGTTAATGCCTACTCTGGCATGTTAAAAACCCTAATGCATAAGTTAATGCCTACTCTGGCATGTTAAAAAGTCTGTCTTCGTCACTCGACTCGTTATTCAACTGGCATACGTTTATGAAGGATTATACCACACGCCCCTTAAAATGTAGTGATGGGATACATCAAAATGAAGGCTACATTCTCTTTTTCAGAAAGGGTCCTAATATTCAGTGTATCAGCATTCACAACCTTTCCAGAAAGTGCTGACTCTTGAAGGCATAAACAGAGTGTCTGGATGAGAGGGGACAGACAATTACGAATACACACATCAAACATGCCTCTCCATAACTTCATCAAAACCACGCCTCACTGGTATTCCATACCAACACaccacacagtcactctctctctctttaaagaTGTCTCTTTAGAAAAGCAGCAGCCACCATTTCTCAGTGTGAGCATTTAACCACATTAAGCTCTGTGCTGTGCTCTAGTTGCAGCTCTGTATTGATTCAGTGTACTACGCTGGGGTTCATCTCGTCATATTGAGCAGAACACAAATGCTCCTTAAGGCTTGTGTAATTGCATCATGGCTGTCCTacttacatttgagtaatttagcagatgctcttgtcTGGAGGGACCTACAGTAGGGAGTGCATACATTTGAATACTAgtcccccgtgggaattgaacccacaaccttaaTATTGCAAGCGCCAtattctaccaactgagccacatgggactaAAGGGAGAGATCTGAATCTAGTCTACAATTGTAGTCTACAATTCAAAGTCGGTGTGTCTAAAGTCGgtgctgttacacacacacacacacacacacacacacacacacacacacacacacacacacacacacacacacacacacacacacacacacacacacacacacacacacacacacacacacacacacacacacacagaatcaaaTACGAGATCTATTCAACCACAAAAAGCACCTATTGAGTTTACAGGGTCTAATGGGGAGACTTGAAATCCATAAAATATATTCCAAAGTGAAGGATCTGATCCCATCAGTGCTTGCTATCTCTAGAGTGGGTCAAAATCGTTATACATGTGCCTGTCTCAGGTGTCTCTTGTGCTTGTTATTGTCTAATAGATATTCGACTGCATATTGATTGGAAGATGCTATGTCATTGCATGGGAAATGTCAGTGCTTGGGAAATTGTCTTAATAAGTAATGTTACAAAATGCATGGTGAATGTTGTTGCCATGTTAACAACCTAAAACTGTCCTCAGGCAGTGCCAGCCCAGCCTGACTGTCTTTATCTGCTTCCAAAGCAAATCATTTGCAGCAGCAAATAGCCAAAAGGCATCTTTCTACTGATAGATCATGTAGGATAGAGCCAGAGGCGAGATAGAGACGCATTTCCTTTATTGGAATAATGAAATGGCAAATCTCAGCATCAACTAATACATGTAAATTGATGTATAAATTGAAAGTAAAGGGTACAGTGTGTCTCTGCACACACATTCATTCCTTTTTCAGAATAATTTTTGTTCAGCCTGAACTGGCCTTGCCTTCTTCCCCATAGGGAATTAAAATGCATAGTACATGTTTCTCCAATctataaaaaaagaagaaaaagaaaaagaaaaaactgCTTTAGAGAATTAATGATGACATCTTACTTTTATTTGCTCTTTTATTCATTAAGGAGTATATTTCACTGATTTAGGCTAATTTATTTAATAACACACATAATTTTCATGCCAATTAATagcctatacagtggggcaaaaaaagtatttagtcagccaccaattgtgcaagttctcccacttaaaaagatgagagaggcctgtaattttcatcataggtacacttcaactatgacagacaaaatgagaaaaaaaatgcagaaaatcacattgtaggatttttaatgaatttatttgcaaattatggtggaaaataagtatttggtcacctacaaacaagcaagatttctgtctctcacagacctgtaacttcttctttaagaggctcctctgtcctccactcgttacctgtattaatggcacctgtttgaacttgttatcagtataaaagacacctgtccacaacctcaaacagtcacactgcaaactccactatggccaagaccaaagagctgtcaaaggacaccagaaacacaattgtagacctgcaccaggctgggaagactgaatctgcaataggtaagcaacttggtttgaagaaatcaactgtgggagcaattattaggaaatggaagacatacaagaccactgattatctccctcgatctggggcttacgcaagatctcaccccgtggggtcaaaatgatcacaagaacagtgagcaaaaatcccagaaccacacggggggatctagtgaatgacctgcagagagctgggaccaaagtaacaaagcctaccatcagtaacacactacgccgccagggactcaaatcctgcagtgccagacgtgtccccttgcttaagccagtacatgtccaggtccgtctgaagtttgctagagagcatttggatgatccagaagaagattgggagaatgtcatatggtcagatgaaaccaaaatataactttttggtaaaaactcaactcgttgtgtttggaccggaaggttgcaagttcaaaactcCCGAGCTggcaagtctgtcgttctgcccctgaacaggcagttaacccactgttcctaggccgtcattgaaaacaagaatttgttcttaactgacttgcctagttaaataaaggtaaaaaaaacaaacatcatgctctggggctgtttttctgcaaagggaccaagacgactgatccgtgtaaaggaaagaatgaatggggccatgtatcgtgagattttgatttagattttgatccttccatcagcaagggcattgaagatgacacgtggctgggtctttcagcatgacaatgatcccaaacacaccgcccgggcaacgaatgagtggctttgtaagaagcatttcaaggtcctggagtggcctagccagtctccagatctcaaccccatagaaaatctttggagggagttgaaagtctgtgttgcccagcaacagccccaaaacatcactgctctagaggagatctgcatggaggaatgggccaaaataccagcaacagtgtgtgaaaaccttgtgaagacttacagaaaacgtttgacctctgtcattgccaacaaagggtatataacaaaatattgagatcaacttttgttattgaccaaatacttattttccaccataatttgcaaataaattcattaaaaatcctacaatgtgattttctggattttttttattttaattttgcctgtcatagttgaagtgtacctatgatgaaaatgacaggcctctctcatctttttaagtgggagaacttgcacaattggtggctgactaaatacttttttgctccactgtatatataaatatatatatatatatatatatatatatatatatatgtatatttttgttATTCATCTGGTAATTCGCTTTAGCCAATCCCCTTTTAGCGCCCTGTCATAATTGACGTTTGTGTGAAAGGACTGATCAGCCTGAGGTGTATTAGAAGCCTTGTGTCCATCATTTATACAGCTGGATCTATTCTACACTGGTGTATTATTGTTCTCTGGATTCTGGAGAGgtgttttatttttcaatttATGAATAATGAATATTATTAACGGATTCATGTTATGAAAGTTCATCTCCATCTCACTTTAGCAGTAAAACGTTCAAAGCCGAAGTGAAAAAAGAACAGACTCAGAGGAAGACAGCTGTCTTTTTGGGGGTGAACTTCAAAGGtttccattttttatatatttacgtatataaaaatatatatcatcTGTGCCGCAGCTTTATTTAGtcatgggcggcaggtagtctagcttTTAGAACGTTGGGATAGGAACCGTAAAGTCTCTGTTTTCGGATACTGGAGCCGACAAGGTCAAGAATCTGTCGATGTGTTTTTGAACAAGTTATTTAACTCTAATTTGCACCAGGGGTgacgtactactatggctgaccctgtaaaacaacacatttcactgcacctatccggtatATGTGACCATGAAACATATATTCTTTACATCTTAGTTTGACAGGATGTTTGTACGTGAGcatgtgtgtactgtacatctgtgtgtgtgtgtgtgtgtgtgtgtgtgtgtgtgtgtgtgtgtgtgtgtgtgtgtggcgcacgtgattgtgtgtgtctgaatATGTCAAATCCGTACGTATGACTAATGGTTGATGCATGGTTCCCAGTGAGTCTCCTTTATAACACATACAAGGTGTGAGGGTGTGATATCACACATCCTGCCAAGACAATCTGGAGACATGCACATATCTCTAGACCTGTTCTTGGACACAACCCATATCCATGTTCGATTTGTTAATACATGAACGTGCAGATGAATTTTCCTCCATGTTACGTGATCCTGCGTCTTTTCAAATAGCCTTTGTGTATTACGTTTTTGTGTGGTGTATGCAGTATGACACTGTTTGTTAACAGACTTGTACGCAACCTTTGGAAAGCCCACAGCCAGAAACGCCGGTAAAATCACAGATGGGGCCAGGATTGTCGTATTTTCGGAGCAACCTTCAGACCCGCTATTCAATCTCCTTTACTTCccttttctctctatccctcctactctctctctctctaccttctccctccctctttctctctcctaatccacctcttctgtctccctctgtctctccacagCGGATAAAGACGTCGATGACTACTACACCCGCAAgcgtcacctccctgacctggCAGCCAGAAGCACCCTGCCCTTACACGTCATCAAAATGAACCAGGAACAAGTACTGCATCTACATATTTGTATAAATCTGCATTTTGTTATGCAGTGGTGCCTGTTCAGGGCATGCATTTACAAAAGTCCCAAGCCATTGAATATATCAAGAGTTGACTGTATCTTCATCCATTCCTCCAGCAGCAGCTCCAGAGCCAGCCCCCCCAGCCCCAGGTGACCCAGGCCCCACCCCAGCAGCCCCAGGCCCAGCAGGCCCCCAGGAGACAGAGGCCTCCCCGAGTCCAAAGGGCCATGTCTCAGGACCGGGTTCTGTCCCCACACCGAGGCCCCCAGCAAGACTATAGCATCTCCTACGGGATGGGGATGACCGAGCATGGAGGACGAATCCTGTCTGATGAGCAGCTACTGTCTGCTGAGAGGCTGAGGTCCCAGGAACGCCTGCTTCCTCAGGACCGCATGATGTCCCAGGAACGGCTGTACTCCAAGGACCGCATGTACTCCAAAGACAGGCTGTTACAATCGCAAGACCACATGTACCCTAAAGACCGCCACTTCTCCCAAGACCGCCTCTACTCGCAAGACCGCTTGTACTCCCAAGACCGCCTGCTATCTCAGGATCCTCTGATCTCGCCGGACAAAATGATGATGTCGCTAAAGCGTGGTGTAGTTGGCAGCGTGTCCGGCGGTTTCCGGGGAAACAACGACAAGTCGATGTCGCACGCCATCTCGCACCCGGACGTGTTCATGCCCACGACGCCACTCATGGACCGCTACAAGATGACAAAAATGCACTCCCATCCCAGTGCCTCGAACAACGCAGGAGCGGCAGGCGGAGCAGTACCAGGACCAGGacaaggggcacactccaacacgctAGCCATGAACCACACAACTAATAAGAGGCAGCAGTTTGCCTCTAGAAGGACCCACACTGTGGAGCAGCTCCACTACAtaccccaacaccaccaccaacagcaacagcagcagcagcagcagcagcagcagcagcactatcGCACAGGCAGCAAGACCGAAGTGACTGTTTAACGCTGGCTAGCACGCTAACGGCTAGCTTGGGAGTGACGCAATGGGTAATGCTAACTCGCTAACAGCTAATCGCTAGTATGGGAAGGATTATGTTTGTGTGGGGAAAGGGATGGGAAGAGACTGACTGTTTGTAAGGTGGGACATGACACTCTGTAGCTTAGTTTCCTGCTAAGTCAATCAAAAGATAATAAATACCCTCATCTCTTTGCCTTTCCGGACTTCACCAGAACCAAGTACTGTATTGTAATAGACTGGAGTTCTTCTGTAGACACAAACTCCATAAAGACTGACTCCAGATAAACATGGCTCAGCTGTGGTAGTGTGCTGTGAAATTGGCAAACTACTCTACTGTTATTCCTGTTATGCCCTAAGCACCAGCTCCCCTTGCCCTACACAATTGGGGTGTGATTCATATGAGGGGACATTGATTATATGAGAATACCGAGGCTCAGGCAGCCTTTCTGTCCAACCGTCCAACACAAATCTCTTCTTCTTTGAACTTCTACCGCAACTCTAAAGGGCTTTGCATGGTAAAACACAAGGACTGATCCAATCGATGTCTCCAAGACAAGTGTTGTTGAAAGACACGACAAGACAACCACGGGTGATGAAACCGGGACGGCCCTGTAACAActttataaatatataaatataaactaccgTTTGTAACGCCAGTCTTACGCATAGCTGTAGAGAGATCTTGAAATAAATCAAAACTAACGTTACTAGCACTTTTATTGGTGCCTCAGTCTGAGACAAGTGTTCCATTTTTACAAAATGGAGAATTGGTTTTAGTGGGTTTAAAAAGCACAATCAATGAATGAGATACTCTGTTTCTGTTCTTTCTTTCATACATTTGTTCGGTGATGGCTAGCTCATAGATGATTGTAAATAAGCTATAATTCTAGAGGCAGTATTATGGACCAGTCCATACTGGTTGGCTTTTGTATTAGACTGTCTAATGTTTTCAGTAGATTCTGAACAAGTTATAAACCACCACCGTTTCGTGATCAGTTCAGACTAGAAAACCCACTTAACCAAGTATTTGACAGGATAAATGAATACTATAATGTGTGTCTTTTCAACTATGTTTGTAGATTGAGAAGTGAATGAATGTGTTGATAAACAATATACCACTGTTCATATTTGGATGTAAACTGTGTTCTATTGACTAATATGAGAAGTTGAAAAACATGGTGATGGAGTATATGCTTGTTGCAGTAGGGTCAAATAAACcatccatatttttttaaacagacaATACTCTTCTGAAATGACTATATTTGTGCTCTGTTTGTTGATGTGTATGAAAAAGAGCATATGTCAATCATATCATTTTACGTTGGTACAGCTGACCAGCATGACCAATCAATACCTGCAGGGGTTTGAAAGGGCTGAGTGAGAGCTGAAGGTGGGGTTTTCGTACACTTACACATGAGAACGTTTAGAAAACGGTAGCCTTTCCTTGCCTGTACATATTCAAGCAATTGATAATCTCATAGAATAACCAAAATGT carries:
- the LOC139376657 gene encoding protein shisa-6-like isoform X2, whose protein sequence is MGIRHLLLLLIYLDPLSVFCAATGGKKVKTETKRTPKAKEANITAAVPTAAPQKNTTKDYDMCTGYYDVSGQFDREFACNNTVHRYCCGSCFLRFCCQEKEKRVDQSSCKNYNTPDWVKTPPPSPASTGQPFDPSMDQTNTAVYITCGIIAFILVVGVSAKVAYDKATEPPQEMNIHRALADILRQQGPIPISQYDCENFAAMNGSPKDNTPQQTSSKNHYTPVHQSKSNHGLQYGKESIRSSGGHDLHTFISSGFVTLGRGQPKGTHQQNYNHVVLGSPTRTQNAHRSLRRENTRMSGILTSQTEPYDLSSSRSFQSLSHLPPTYEAAVKADLNRYSSLKRLTDKDVDDYYTRKRHLPDLAARSTLPLHVIKMNQEQQQLQSQPPQPQVTQAPPQQPQAQQAPRRQRPPRVQRAMSQDRVLSPHRGPQQDYSISYGMGMTEHGGRILSDEQLLSAERLRSQERLLPQDRMMSQERLYSKDRMYSKDRLLQSQDHMYPKDRHFSQDRLYSQDRLYSQDRLLSQDPLISPDKMMMSLKRGVVGSVSGGFRGNNDKSMSHAISHPDVFMPTTPLMDRYKMTKMHSHPSASNNAGAAGGAVPGPGQGAHSNTLAMNHTTNKRQQFASRRTHTVEQLHYIPQHHHQQQQQQQQQQQQQHYRTGSKTEVTV
- the LOC139376657 gene encoding protein shisa-6-like isoform X3 — encoded protein: MGIRHLLLLLIYLDPLSVFCAATGGKKVKTETKRTPKAKEANITAAVPTAAPQKNTTKDYDMCTGYYDVSGQFDREFACNNTVHRYCCGSCFLRFCCQEKEKRVDQSSCKNYNTPDWVKTPPPSPASTGQPFDPSMDQTNTAVYITCGIIAFILVVGVSAKVAYDKATEPPQEMNIHRALADILRQQGPIPISQYDCENFAAMNGSPKDNTPQQTSSKNHYTPVHQSKSNHGLQYGKESIRSSGGHDLHTFISSGFVTLGRGQPKGTHQQNYNHVVLGSPTRTQNENTRMSGILTSQTEPYDLSSSRSFQSLSHLPPTYEAAVKADLNRYSSLKRLTDKDVDDYYTRKRHLPDLAARSTLPLHVIKMNQEQQQLQSQPPQPQVTQAPPQQPQAQQAPRRQRPPRVQRAMSQDRVLSPHRGPQQDYSISYGMGMTEHGGRILSDEQLLSAERLRSQERLLPQDRMMSQERLYSKDRMYSKDRLLQSQDHMYPKDRHFSQDRLYSQDRLYSQDRLLSQDPLISPDKMMMSLKRGVVGSVSGGFRGNNDKSMSHAISHPDVFMPTTPLMDRYKMTKMHSHPSASNNAGAAGGAVPGPGQGAHSNTLAMNHTTNKRQQFASRRTHTVEQLHYIPQHHHQQQQQQQQQQQQQHYRTGSKTEVTV
- the LOC139376657 gene encoding protein shisa-6-like isoform X1, with the protein product MGIRHLLLLLIYLDPLSVFCAATGGKKVKTETKRTPKAKEANITAAVPTAAPQKNTTKDYDMCTGYYDVSGQFDREFACNNTVHRYCCGSCFLRFCCQEKEKRVDQSSCKNYNTPDWVKTPPPSPASTGQPFDPSMDQTNTAVYITCGIIAFILVVGVSAKVAYDKATEPPQEMNIHRALADILRQQGPIPISQYDCENFAAMNGSPKDNTPQQTSSKNHYTPVHQSKSNHGLQYGKESIRSSGGHDLHTFISSGFVTLGRGQPKGEKHWPVRSQSHHGTHQQNYNHVVLGSPTRTQNAHRSLRRENTRMSGILTSQTEPYDLSSSRSFQSLSHLPPTYEAAVKADLNRYSSLKRLTDKDVDDYYTRKRHLPDLAARSTLPLHVIKMNQEQQQLQSQPPQPQVTQAPPQQPQAQQAPRRQRPPRVQRAMSQDRVLSPHRGPQQDYSISYGMGMTEHGGRILSDEQLLSAERLRSQERLLPQDRMMSQERLYSKDRMYSKDRLLQSQDHMYPKDRHFSQDRLYSQDRLYSQDRLLSQDPLISPDKMMMSLKRGVVGSVSGGFRGNNDKSMSHAISHPDVFMPTTPLMDRYKMTKMHSHPSASNNAGAAGGAVPGPGQGAHSNTLAMNHTTNKRQQFASRRTHTVEQLHYIPQHHHQQQQQQQQQQQQQHYRTGSKTEVTV